A single region of the Aeromonas hydrophila subsp. hydrophila ATCC 7966 genome encodes:
- the ccmD gene encoding heme exporter protein CcmD, which yields MHFASFSDFLAMGGYAFYVWLSFGLTLLCLVGIVISTRMKTRALLGELRNKQAREARRKAAQQMENTL from the coding sequence ATGCACTTTGCCTCATTCAGTGACTTTCTGGCGATGGGCGGTTACGCCTTCTACGTCTGGCTCTCTTTCGGCCTGACCCTGCTCTGCCTGGTCGGCATCGTCATTTCCACCCGTATGAAAACCCGCGCCCTGCTCGGTGAACTGCGCAACAAGCAGGCGCGCGAGGCCCGCCGCAAGGCGGCCCAGCAGATGGAGAACACCCTATGA
- the ccmE gene encoding cytochrome c maturation protein CcmE has protein sequence MNPRRKKRLTIILAISAGLAAVIGLVLYALSQNIDLFYTPSELVEGKGPDKIKPEEGQRLRIGGLVVPGSVQRDPQSLKVAFKLVDNGGHLVTVEFDGILPDLFREGQGIVAQGTLKDATTVAAFEVLAKHDENYMPPEVADATNGMHFKPEYTEAQLKGSKQ, from the coding sequence ATGAACCCGAGACGCAAGAAACGCCTCACCATCATCCTGGCGATCAGTGCCGGGCTTGCCGCGGTGATCGGCCTAGTGCTCTATGCCCTCAGCCAGAACATTGATCTCTTCTATACCCCGAGCGAGCTGGTGGAGGGCAAGGGCCCGGACAAGATCAAGCCGGAAGAGGGACAGCGCCTGCGCATCGGCGGTCTGGTGGTGCCGGGTTCGGTACAGCGGGATCCCCAGAGCCTCAAGGTGGCCTTCAAGCTGGTGGACAACGGCGGGCATCTGGTGACCGTCGAGTTTGACGGCATCCTGCCGGATCTGTTCCGCGAGGGGCAGGGCATCGTCGCCCAGGGCACCCTCAAGGATGCAACCACGGTCGCCGCCTTCGAGGTGCTGGCCAAACACGATGAGAACTACATGCCGCCGGAAGTGGCCGATGCCACCAACGGCATGCACTTCAAGCCGGAATATACCGAGGCGCAGCTGAAGGGGAGCAAGCAATGA
- a CDS encoding heme lyase CcmF/NrfE family subunit: MIPELGQFSLILAFATALLLGSYPLLGAKWGRLGMMSAARPLAYAQFLLLLLSFLCLTWAFIDNDFTVQYVATNSNSLLPLAYRISAVWGAHEGSLLLWVLTLGGWTAAVAMFSRRLPLDAVARVLGVLGLISVGFTAFVLFTSDPFIRTLPYFPVDGRDLNPLLQDPGLIFHPPMLYMGYVGFSVAFAFAIASLMTGRLDATWARWSRPWTMAAWVFLTLGIVLGSWWAYYELGWGGWWFWDPVENASFMPWLAGTALLHSLAVSEKRATFKAWTVLLALSAFSLSLLGTFLVRSGVLVSVHAFASDPTRGLFILGFLLAVIGSSLLLFAFKGSQVRSHGKHELWSRETLLLCNNIMLVAGLLTVLLGTLLPLVHKELGLGSISIGTPFFNHIYSWLIIPFALLLGVGPLFRWRRQELGELKGKVVLALVLSLAAAILLPLLLAEEFKPWAALGIGLGAWIIVTSVQETWVRATHKHSFAVGVRRLGNSHWAMILGHVGLAVSIIGIACTQNYSIEKDLRMQAGDRVQFADYEFVFTGIKEKNGPNYDGFKGVLEVHKDGKQVALLKPEKRMYKVTRMPMTEAAIDAGFTRDLYAALGEQLDSGAWAVRIYYKPFVRWIWFGGVFMAIGGVLAMLDKRYRFGRRDEEAKA; this comes from the coding sequence ATGATCCCTGAATTGGGACAGTTTTCACTGATCCTGGCCTTCGCCACCGCCCTGCTGCTGGGCAGCTATCCGCTGCTCGGGGCCAAATGGGGGCGCCTTGGCATGATGTCGGCGGCCCGCCCGCTGGCCTATGCCCAGTTCCTGCTGCTGTTGCTGTCGTTCCTGTGCCTGACCTGGGCCTTCATCGACAACGACTTTACCGTGCAGTACGTGGCCACCAACTCCAACAGCCTGCTGCCGCTGGCCTATCGCATCTCCGCGGTGTGGGGCGCCCATGAAGGTTCGCTGCTGCTGTGGGTGCTGACCCTGGGAGGCTGGACTGCGGCCGTCGCCATGTTCAGCCGTCGCCTGCCGCTCGACGCGGTGGCGCGGGTGCTCGGCGTGCTCGGCCTCATCTCGGTCGGTTTTACCGCCTTCGTGCTGTTTACCTCCGACCCCTTCATTCGTACCTTGCCCTACTTCCCGGTAGATGGGCGCGACCTCAACCCGCTGTTGCAGGACCCGGGTCTCATCTTCCACCCGCCCATGCTCTACATGGGCTATGTGGGCTTCTCGGTGGCCTTCGCCTTCGCCATCGCGTCCTTGATGACCGGTCGGCTCGATGCCACCTGGGCGCGCTGGTCGCGTCCCTGGACCATGGCGGCCTGGGTCTTCCTCACCCTGGGTATCGTGCTGGGCTCCTGGTGGGCCTATTACGAGCTCGGCTGGGGTGGCTGGTGGTTCTGGGATCCGGTAGAAAACGCCTCCTTCATGCCCTGGCTGGCGGGCACCGCCCTGCTGCACTCGCTGGCGGTCAGTGAAAAGCGCGCCACCTTCAAGGCCTGGACCGTGCTGCTGGCGCTCTCCGCCTTCTCCCTGAGCCTGCTGGGTACCTTCCTGGTGCGCTCCGGCGTGCTGGTGTCGGTGCATGCGTTTGCCTCCGACCCGACCCGCGGCCTGTTCATTCTGGGCTTCCTGCTGGCGGTAATCGGTTCATCCTTGCTGCTGTTTGCCTTCAAGGGCTCCCAGGTGAGAAGCCACGGCAAGCACGAGTTGTGGAGCCGCGAGACCCTGCTGCTGTGCAACAACATCATGCTGGTGGCGGGTCTGCTGACCGTGCTGCTCGGCACCCTGCTGCCGCTGGTACACAAGGAGTTGGGGCTGGGCAGCATCTCCATCGGTACTCCCTTCTTCAACCACATCTACAGCTGGCTGATCATTCCGTTCGCCCTGTTGCTGGGGGTCGGCCCGCTGTTTCGCTGGCGCCGCCAGGAGCTGGGCGAGCTCAAGGGCAAGGTGGTGCTGGCGCTGGTATTGAGCCTGGCCGCCGCCATTTTGCTGCCGCTGCTGCTGGCTGAGGAGTTCAAGCCCTGGGCTGCGCTCGGTATCGGGCTTGGCGCCTGGATCATCGTGACCAGCGTGCAGGAGACCTGGGTGCGTGCCACCCACAAGCACAGCTTCGCCGTCGGCGTGCGCCGCCTTGGCAACAGCCACTGGGCCATGATCCTGGGCCACGTGGGCCTCGCGGTCAGCATCATCGGCATCGCCTGTACCCAGAACTACAGCATCGAGAAGGATCTGCGGATGCAGGCCGGCGATCGGGTCCAGTTTGCCGACTACGAGTTTGTCTTCACCGGCATCAAGGAGAAGAACGGCCCCAACTACGACGGCTTCAAGGGCGTGCTGGAAGTGCACAAGGACGGCAAGCAGGTCGCCCTGCTCAAGCCGGAGAAACGCATGTACAAGGTGACCCGGATGCCGATGACCGAGGCGGCCATCGATGCCGGCTTCACCCGGGATCTCTACGCGGCGCTCGGCGAGCAGCTCGACAGCGGCGCTTGGGCGGTGCGGATCTACTACAAACCCTTCGTGCGCTGGATCTGGTTCGGCGGCGTCTTCATGGCCATTGGCGGCGTGCTGGCGATGCTGGACAAGCGCTACCGTTTCGGTCGCCGTGACGAGGAGGCCAAGGCATGA
- a CDS encoding DsbE family thiol:disulfide interchange protein: protein MSKKTWLFLIPFIVFLLGAVFLFKGLYSDPTKLESVMVGKEVPVFTLQDIYDLNKQHDRSILKGRPMLLNVWATWCPTCYGEHTYLKQLAGQGIYIVGMNYKDERAKAINWLAELGNPYQINLYDPDGMLGLDLGVYGAPETFFIDSQGIIRYRHVGDVNPEVWASTLKPIYDAMK from the coding sequence ATGAGCAAGAAGACCTGGTTGTTTCTGATCCCCTTCATCGTGTTTCTGCTGGGGGCCGTGTTTCTGTTCAAGGGGCTCTACTCCGATCCCACCAAGCTCGAGTCCGTGATGGTGGGCAAGGAAGTGCCCGTGTTTACCCTGCAGGACATCTATGACCTCAACAAACAGCATGACAGGAGCATTCTCAAGGGGCGCCCCATGCTGCTCAACGTCTGGGCCACCTGGTGCCCGACCTGCTATGGGGAGCACACCTACCTCAAGCAGCTGGCGGGGCAGGGGATCTACATCGTCGGCATGAACTACAAGGATGAGCGGGCCAAGGCCATCAACTGGCTGGCGGAGCTCGGCAATCCCTATCAGATCAATCTTTATGATCCCGACGGCATGCTGGGGCTGGATCTGGGGGTCTACGGCGCGCCGGAGACCTTCTTCATCGACAGTCAGGGTATCATTCGCTATCGCCACGTGGGGGACGTCAACCCCGAGGTGTGGGCCAGCACCCTCAAACCCATCTATGACGCCATGAAGTGA
- a CDS encoding cytochrome c-type biogenesis protein: protein MRMFIASLLLLAGLGGAGQALAAIDVYTFDSDAQEQTFRELTKELRCPKCQNQDIADSNAGLAKDLRDKTYQMVREGKDKQEVVDYMVARYGNFILYNPPLMASTLILWLGPLLVIVIGVVMVVVRSRRRPAAATPADSALSAEEQRRLAALLKEEEKQ, encoded by the coding sequence ATGAGAATGTTTATTGCGTCCCTGCTGCTGCTGGCGGGACTGGGCGGGGCGGGCCAGGCGCTGGCCGCCATCGATGTCTACACCTTCGACAGCGACGCCCAGGAGCAGACCTTTCGCGAGCTGACCAAGGAGCTGCGCTGCCCCAAGTGTCAGAACCAGGATATCGCCGATTCCAACGCGGGCCTGGCCAAGGACTTGCGTGACAAGACCTACCAGATGGTGCGCGAGGGCAAGGACAAGCAGGAAGTGGTGGACTACATGGTCGCCCGTTACGGCAACTTCATCCTGTACAACCCGCCGCTGATGGCGTCGACCCTGATCCTCTGGCTCGGCCCCCTGCTGGTGATCGTCATCGGTGTCGTCATGGTGGTGGTGCGCAGTCGCCGTCGTCCCGCGGCTGCTACGCCGGCGGATAGCGCCCTGAGCGCGGAGGAGCAGCGTCGTCTGGCTGCCCTGCTCAAAGAGGAAGAGAAACAATGA
- the ccmI gene encoding c-type cytochrome biogenesis protein CcmI, with protein MTAFWIVIAALLVLVSLALVLPLWRGEGKQSISRSALNKQLYRQRLLEIGEEREQGVLAEEQDSLIELQRSLLDDIPDVEQTARGGKSMIWIPGVLVLLVVSLGLYYKLGSWQEVSRWQDANSRLGELSNRILVERDAEVTEQDLLDFTLGLRTRLKDEPNDYRGWLLLGRLSLDGNDPEMAREALERAYGLAPQKAMVAVPYAQALMMTGDDAQADQLLRVAIAQDPANIEARSVYAFMALQKEDFKTALQRWREMLPLMEKGSTRYTMVERSIDYAEQQLKKLGMASATVPAEASGQNAASDQVLEVKAGEFPLKVTLADGIALPEDAHLFVFAVIPNGPPMPIAVKRIPGPHFPLTLSLGDGDAMMEGNKLAAYPELQFKARLSRGGNVMNKEGAFEGVSVPVATGSIPSAPIDIRIDHAL; from the coding sequence ATGACCGCATTTTGGATAGTGATCGCGGCCCTGCTGGTGCTGGTGAGTCTGGCACTGGTGCTGCCGTTGTGGCGGGGTGAGGGCAAGCAGAGCATCAGCCGCTCGGCCCTCAACAAACAGCTCTATCGCCAGCGTCTGCTGGAGATCGGGGAAGAGCGCGAGCAAGGGGTGCTGGCGGAAGAGCAGGACTCCCTGATCGAGCTGCAACGCAGCCTGCTGGACGACATCCCCGACGTGGAGCAGACCGCCCGCGGCGGCAAGAGCATGATCTGGATCCCGGGTGTGCTGGTGCTGCTGGTGGTGAGCCTGGGGCTCTATTACAAGCTCGGCTCCTGGCAGGAGGTCAGCCGCTGGCAGGATGCCAACAGCCGGCTGGGTGAGCTCAGCAACCGCATCCTGGTGGAGCGGGACGCCGAGGTCACCGAGCAGGATTTGCTGGACTTTACCTTAGGCCTGCGTACCCGCCTGAAGGATGAGCCGAATGATTACCGCGGCTGGCTGCTGCTGGGTCGGCTGTCACTGGATGGCAATGATCCCGAGATGGCACGCGAGGCGCTGGAGCGGGCCTACGGGCTGGCTCCACAGAAGGCGATGGTGGCGGTGCCCTACGCCCAGGCGCTGATGATGACAGGGGATGACGCGCAAGCCGACCAGCTGCTGCGGGTGGCCATTGCCCAGGATCCTGCCAATATCGAGGCGCGCTCCGTCTACGCCTTCATGGCGCTGCAAAAAGAGGACTTCAAGACCGCCCTGCAACGCTGGCGCGAGATGCTGCCGCTGATGGAGAAGGGCTCGACCCGTTACACCATGGTGGAGCGATCCATCGACTATGCCGAGCAGCAGTTGAAGAAACTCGGCATGGCCAGTGCGACCGTGCCGGCTGAGGCGAGCGGGCAGAACGCGGCCTCTGACCAGGTGCTGGAAGTGAAGGCTGGCGAGTTCCCGCTCAAGGTAACGCTGGCCGATGGCATTGCACTGCCGGAAGATGCCCATCTGTTCGTGTTTGCGGTGATCCCCAACGGACCGCCCATGCCCATCGCGGTCAAGCGCATCCCGGGGCCGCACTTCCCGCTGACCCTGTCGCTGGGTGACGGTGACGCCATGATGGAAGGCAACAAGCTGGCTGCCTATCCCGAGCTGCAGTTCAAGGCGCGCCTCTCCCGTGGCGGCAACGTCATGAACAAGGAAGGGGCGTTTGAAGGCGTCTCCGTTCCGGTCGCAACCGGTTCGATTCCTTCAGCGCCGATTGACATCCGCATCGATCACGCCCTCTAA
- a CDS encoding MlaA family lipoprotein yields the protein MYVRVGALMVALLLGGCAGGPPKQGPESLDLKETPSRPGATSTASDGRDPFQGANRAMWAVNYDVLEPYVARPVVHGYARYIPQGMKDGIENLVENFNEPSSMVNHLITGDLKGAGTNLGRFTLNTTVGLLGIFDVAKHAGLARNKLELNTVLGRADIGDGAYLMVPVYGPTTTRKLVGDTVDTLYFPYALLTFPLKVVHWALDGLGTRSKLIDQERIIDNALDPYALTKDFYLQYNQNKVTGRQTELKQEQQEKQDDSNLDDYLDEIDQ from the coding sequence ATGTATGTGCGTGTAGGGGCATTGATGGTGGCCTTGTTGCTGGGCGGCTGTGCTGGCGGCCCGCCCAAGCAGGGGCCTGAGAGCCTTGACCTCAAGGAGACGCCGAGCCGGCCCGGTGCGACCAGCACGGCCAGCGATGGTCGTGACCCGTTCCAGGGCGCCAACCGGGCCATGTGGGCCGTCAACTACGATGTACTGGAGCCCTATGTGGCCCGTCCCGTGGTGCATGGCTACGCCCGCTATATCCCGCAGGGAATGAAGGACGGCATCGAAAACCTGGTGGAAAACTTCAACGAGCCGAGCAGCATGGTCAACCATCTCATCACCGGCGATTTGAAGGGGGCGGGTACCAACCTGGGTCGCTTCACCCTCAACACCACCGTGGGTCTGCTGGGTATCTTCGATGTGGCCAAGCATGCTGGCCTTGCGCGCAACAAGCTGGAGCTCAATACCGTGCTGGGCCGCGCCGATATCGGCGATGGCGCCTACCTGATGGTGCCGGTCTACGGCCCGACCACCACCCGCAAGTTGGTGGGGGATACCGTGGATACGTTGTATTTCCCTTATGCCTTGCTGACTTTCCCGTTGAAGGTGGTGCACTGGGCGCTGGATGGTCTGGGTACCCGTTCCAAGCTGATCGATCAGGAGCGGATCATCGACAACGCGCTCGATCCTTACGCCCTGACCAAGGACTTCTATCTGCAGTACAACCAGAACAAGGTGACCGGCCGTCAGACCGAGCTCAAGCAAGAGCAGCAGGAGAAGCAAGACGACAGCAATCTGGACGACTATCTGGATGAAATCGACCAGTGA
- the sodB gene encoding superoxide dismutase [Fe], whose product MAFELPALPYAINALEPHISQETLEYHHGKHHNTYVVNLNNLVPGTEFEGKSLEEIIKTSTGGIFNNAAQIWNHTFYWHCLSPNGGGEPTGALADAITKAFGSFAEFKDAFTKSAIGNFGSSWTWLVKKADGSLAIVNTSNAGCPLTEAGTTPLLTVDLWEHAYYIDFRNLRPKYMETFWTLVNWEFVAKNLAA is encoded by the coding sequence ATGGCATTCGAACTTCCCGCTCTGCCCTATGCAATCAATGCTCTGGAACCGCACATCTCCCAGGAAACTCTGGAATACCACCATGGCAAGCACCACAACACCTATGTGGTCAACCTGAACAACCTGGTGCCGGGTACCGAGTTTGAAGGCAAGTCTCTGGAAGAGATCATCAAGACCTCCACTGGCGGCATCTTCAACAACGCCGCCCAGATCTGGAACCACACCTTCTACTGGCACTGCCTCTCCCCGAACGGCGGTGGCGAGCCTACTGGCGCCCTGGCCGATGCCATCACCAAGGCCTTCGGCTCCTTCGCCGAGTTCAAGGATGCGTTCACCAAGTCTGCCATCGGCAACTTCGGTTCCAGCTGGACCTGGCTGGTGAAAAAGGCTGACGGCTCCCTGGCCATCGTCAACACCTCCAACGCCGGTTGCCCGCTGACCGAAGCCGGTACCACTCCGCTGCTGACCGTCGACCTGTGGGAACACGCCTACTACATCGATTTCCGCAACCTGCGTCCGAAGTACATGGAAACCTTCTGGACCCTGGTCAACTGGGAATTCGTGGCCAAGAACCTGGCTGCCTGA
- a CDS encoding Grx4 family monothiol glutaredoxin yields METIEKIKQQLAENPIILYMKGSPKLPSCGFSAQASQALMSCGEPFAYVDILQNPDIRAELPKFANWPTFPQLWVEGELVGGCDIMIEMFQAGELQTLIKETAAKHKQDDAAAE; encoded by the coding sequence ATGGAAACTATTGAAAAGATCAAACAGCAGCTGGCTGAAAACCCCATCATCCTGTACATGAAGGGCTCCCCCAAGCTACCCAGCTGCGGTTTCTCTGCCCAGGCCTCCCAGGCCCTGATGTCCTGTGGCGAGCCGTTTGCTTACGTCGACATCCTGCAAAACCCGGATATCCGTGCCGAATTGCCGAAGTTTGCCAACTGGCCGACCTTCCCCCAGCTGTGGGTGGAAGGTGAGCTGGTCGGTGGCTGCGACATCATGATCGAGATGTTCCAGGCCGGTGAGCTGCAGACCCTGATCAAGGAAACTGCCGCCAAACACAAGCAGGATGACGCCGCCGCCGAATAA
- a CDS encoding RsmB/NOP family class I SAM-dependent RNA methyltransferase, with protein sequence MLKSPLLPRFGDLVVAIVDDVLGQGLTLDRAYARHFSGIELKPQEQARIALVTGDLLRRLSLYCALTGIQVRQAEKNVWPLLHSWHAFHKIAQPNHPTLDRFNEEAFRRRLTEAKKNPVLMDGCPTWLEKLGSEQLGEAWPAERAALAWMPKRYLRVNSLKCTREELQAALAKEQVTTIPVEGVDSALQVTSDAALFRTKAFADGWFEQQDAGSQQVAAALEVSPGMRVIDACAGAGGKTLHLAAMMEGKGRLLAMDVEEWKLENLKQRARRAGAHNVETRVITSSKTVKRLKESADRVLLDVPCSGLGVLKRNPDAKWRDTAERLPVLVALQAEILQRYSQMVKVGGLLVYATCSILPEENRQQVDKFLAANENYRLRDDHTVSPAATGFDGFYMARIERIA encoded by the coding sequence ATGCTCAAATCCCCACTGTTGCCCCGTTTCGGGGACCTGGTCGTTGCCATTGTTGACGATGTGCTGGGCCAGGGTCTCACCCTGGATCGCGCCTATGCCCGTCACTTCTCTGGCATCGAACTCAAACCGCAAGAACAGGCAAGGATTGCCCTGGTCACCGGCGATCTGCTGCGTCGCCTCAGCCTCTATTGCGCCCTGACCGGCATCCAGGTCCGTCAGGCTGAGAAGAACGTCTGGCCGCTGCTGCACAGCTGGCACGCTTTTCACAAGATAGCCCAACCCAACCATCCGACGCTGGATCGCTTCAATGAAGAGGCGTTTCGTCGCCGTCTGACCGAAGCCAAGAAGAACCCGGTACTGATGGATGGCTGCCCGACCTGGCTGGAAAAACTCGGCAGCGAGCAACTGGGCGAAGCCTGGCCTGCCGAGCGTGCCGCGCTGGCCTGGATGCCCAAGCGTTATCTGCGGGTCAACAGCCTCAAGTGCACCCGTGAAGAGCTGCAGGCCGCACTGGCCAAAGAACAGGTCACCACCATTCCAGTGGAAGGGGTCGATTCGGCCCTGCAAGTGACCTCGGATGCCGCCCTGTTTCGTACCAAGGCCTTTGCCGATGGCTGGTTCGAGCAACAGGATGCCGGCTCCCAGCAGGTTGCAGCCGCGCTGGAAGTGAGCCCCGGCATGCGCGTCATCGATGCCTGCGCCGGTGCCGGTGGCAAGACCCTGCATCTGGCCGCCATGATGGAGGGCAAGGGCCGCCTGCTGGCGATGGATGTGGAAGAGTGGAAGCTGGAAAACCTCAAGCAGCGCGCCCGCCGCGCCGGGGCCCACAACGTGGAGACCCGGGTGATCACCAGCAGCAAGACCGTCAAGCGCCTCAAAGAGAGTGCGGATCGCGTGCTGCTGGACGTGCCCTGCTCCGGCCTCGGCGTGCTCAAGCGCAATCCGGATGCCAAGTGGCGCGACACCGCCGAGCGGCTGCCGGTACTGGTTGCCCTGCAGGCGGAGATCCTGCAGCGCTACAGCCAGATGGTGAAGGTGGGCGGTCTGCTGGTCTATGCAACCTGCTCCATCCTGCCGGAAGAGAACCGTCAGCAGGTGGACAAGTTCCTCGCCGCCAATGAAAACTACCGCCTGCGGGATGACCACACCGTCAGCCCGGCCGCCACCGGCTTCGATGGCTTCTACATGGCACGCATCGAACGCATCGCCTGA
- a CDS encoding reprolysin-like metallopeptidase — protein sequence MQLMKFSPLALVVASLMSSGGLVAKEWDTVAARASAADGYEVRASQFRVAKVPIDYFAGLQAGARSLTLPLPDGGEVTFTLQAYDLLPADQAAKFPEILTFKGYNPAVPVETGRFDLGPLGFHAMFTHQGKTVFVDPLRNTDGYAVYYQQDAYSRLEEDADKVIGSEASRALAHKVQVDGNVRKRYVIAISAAGEYTQFHGGSKVLATAAIATLLNRVNEVYQRDVGAEFQLASGNDNIIFTDPASDPFTNGDADVDINSVVQANAQTLPSAPLGQFDIGHVVNTGGGGLANLGALCTVTRSQGMTGSATPVGDAFFIDYVAHEIGHQFGADHTFNGTTNSCGSDNREATQAWEPGSGTSIMAYAGICGDENIQPHSDPYFHSKSIEQMRAHMATVPACGTTLNLVNNAPQAAAGASRIIPANTPFVLKGAGADLDGDPLTYTWEQIDLGTESSSPATMVDDGSRPLFRFVSPTSSPERILPSLPSLLSGTLAKGEAWPTTNRDLNFRLTVRDGKGGVASDDMKVQVVNTGSAFRLTAPLGGALTPGASQAVSWDVAGTTLAPISCSKVDLFITQNEGTSWSNLAVSQPNSGAATVTLPADLASAARLKVACSDNIFFAISPAKLPVAQSGGSSGGGGGGGAIGLWTLALALLGWQRRRG from the coding sequence ATGCAGTTGATGAAATTTTCTCCCTTGGCGCTGGTGGTAGCCAGCCTGATGAGCTCGGGTGGCCTCGTGGCCAAGGAGTGGGACACGGTGGCGGCGCGCGCCAGCGCCGCCGACGGCTATGAAGTGCGGGCCAGCCAGTTTCGGGTCGCCAAGGTGCCCATCGATTATTTTGCCGGCCTGCAGGCCGGGGCCCGTTCGCTGACCCTGCCGTTGCCCGACGGGGGAGAGGTGACCTTCACCCTGCAAGCCTATGATCTGCTGCCGGCCGATCAGGCGGCCAAATTCCCCGAGATCCTGACCTTCAAGGGCTATAACCCGGCGGTACCGGTAGAGACGGGACGTTTTGACCTGGGGCCGCTGGGCTTTCACGCCATGTTCACCCATCAGGGCAAGACGGTGTTCGTCGACCCGCTGCGCAATACCGACGGTTATGCCGTCTATTACCAGCAGGATGCCTACAGCCGGCTGGAGGAGGACGCGGACAAGGTTATCGGCAGCGAGGCCAGCAGGGCGCTGGCGCACAAGGTGCAGGTGGATGGCAACGTGCGCAAGCGTTACGTCATCGCCATCTCGGCGGCGGGGGAGTACACCCAGTTCCACGGTGGCTCCAAGGTGCTGGCCACCGCGGCCATCGCCACCCTGCTCAACCGGGTCAACGAGGTGTACCAGCGCGATGTGGGGGCCGAGTTTCAGCTGGCCAGCGGCAACGACAACATCATCTTTACCGATCCGGCCAGCGATCCCTTCACCAATGGTGATGCCGACGTCGACATCAACAGCGTGGTGCAGGCCAATGCCCAGACCCTGCCCAGCGCGCCGCTTGGACAGTTCGACATCGGCCATGTGGTCAATACCGGGGGCGGCGGGCTGGCCAATCTCGGTGCGCTCTGTACCGTCACCCGTTCGCAGGGCATGACCGGCTCGGCCACTCCGGTGGGGGATGCCTTCTTTATCGACTACGTGGCCCACGAGATTGGCCACCAGTTCGGCGCCGACCACACCTTCAACGGCACCACCAACAGTTGTGGCAGCGACAATCGGGAGGCAACCCAAGCCTGGGAGCCGGGCAGCGGCACCTCCATCATGGCCTATGCTGGGATCTGCGGGGACGAGAACATCCAGCCCCACAGCGACCCCTATTTCCACAGCAAGTCCATCGAGCAGATGCGGGCGCACATGGCGACCGTGCCGGCCTGCGGCACCACCCTCAACCTCGTCAACAATGCGCCCCAGGCAGCGGCCGGGGCCAGCCGCATCATTCCGGCCAATACGCCGTTCGTGCTCAAGGGGGCCGGTGCCGATCTGGACGGGGATCCTCTGACCTACACCTGGGAGCAGATCGACCTGGGCACGGAATCGAGCAGCCCGGCCACCATGGTGGACGACGGCAGCCGGCCGCTGTTTCGCTTCGTTTCTCCCACCAGCTCGCCGGAGCGGATCCTGCCGAGCCTGCCCTCTCTGCTCTCGGGCACGCTCGCCAAGGGCGAGGCCTGGCCCACGACCAACCGGGATCTCAACTTCCGGTTGACGGTGCGTGACGGCAAGGGCGGTGTCGCCAGCGACGACATGAAGGTTCAAGTGGTCAACACCGGCAGCGCCTTCCGGCTGACTGCCCCGCTTGGGGGGGCGTTGACGCCGGGGGCAAGCCAGGCGGTCAGCTGGGATGTGGCCGGCACCACGCTGGCGCCGATCAGCTGCAGCAAGGTGGATCTGTTCATCACCCAGAACGAGGGAACCAGCTGGAGCAATCTGGCGGTCAGCCAGCCCAACAGCGGCGCCGCCACCGTCACCCTGCCGGCGGATCTGGCCAGCGCCGCCCGCCTGAAGGTGGCCTGCAGCGACAACATCTTCTTTGCCATCAGTCCGGCCAAGCTGCCGGTCGCCCAAAGCGGCGGCAGCTCGGGCGGTGGCGGCGGTGGTGGCGCCATCGGTCTCTGGACTCTGGCGCTGGCCTTGCTGGGTTGGCAACGGAGGCGCGGATGA
- the pdxH gene encoding pyridoxamine 5'-phosphate oxidase, which yields MMDVADLRREYTRGGLHRADLPAEPLALFEKWLAQACEAKLTDPTAMVVGTVDADGQPWQRTVLLKHYDAEGMVFYTNMGSRKAHQLEGNPRISLLFPWHTLDRQVHVTGRVEKMSTFEVMKYFHSRPKDSQIAAWVSQQSTRISARGVLEAKFLELKQKFANGEVPLPSFWGGFRVRIDTVEFWQGGEHRLHDRFYYTREGEGWHIERLAP from the coding sequence ATGATGGATGTAGCCGATCTGCGCCGCGAATACACCCGGGGTGGATTGCACCGGGCCGATCTGCCAGCCGAGCCCCTTGCCCTGTTCGAGAAGTGGCTGGCCCAGGCGTGCGAGGCCAAGCTGACCGATCCCACCGCCATGGTGGTGGGCACCGTCGATGCCGACGGCCAGCCCTGGCAGCGCACCGTGCTGCTCAAGCACTACGATGCCGAGGGCATGGTGTTCTACACCAACATGGGCAGCCGCAAGGCGCATCAGCTGGAGGGCAACCCCCGCATCAGCCTGCTGTTTCCCTGGCACACGCTGGATAGACAAGTGCATGTGACTGGCCGGGTGGAGAAGATGAGCACCTTTGAGGTGATGAAGTACTTCCACAGTCGCCCCAAGGACAGCCAGATCGCCGCCTGGGTTTCCCAGCAGTCGACCCGCATCTCGGCGCGCGGCGTGCTGGAGGCCAAATTCCTCGAGCTCAAGCAGAAGTTTGCCAATGGCGAAGTGCCGCTGCCGAGCTTCTGGGGTGGTTTTCGGGTGCGGATCGACACGGTCGAATTCTGGCAGGGGGGCGAACATCGCCTGCACGATCGTTTCTACTACACCCGCGAAGGGGAAGGCTGGCACATCGAGCGGCTGGCGCCCTGA